One Spartobacteria bacterium genomic region harbors:
- a CDS encoding anti-sigma factor antagonist encodes MTCSVRIEVRPELTDGVMVHVSGRLNVYGAGEFAEAMARVFKPETTSVILELSGLEFISSAGIREILVLYKRLNRDHGLLVLCGLMGYSQEVMTLSGFTITIPTVETVTEALALCRAKNGSAGTTEGQVRWGDCSTYQTSRGLYRYLQADAAAPSQLTVTGDIRDILHSRVQPMHMQRLALREQDVGFGDGLMILEQDAHDPIGQMAMCRSVMAWRAAGTSSMADSLHIVTPAHPLEVDCAFFVQLGGDAQVTVDFHSTEAGGTTMGELYRDLFELASRCRFNGGIIAITARAELGRVYGMTWKKEPTAENKPENGKTIIHESNIDQFFEDGSVVCHEDVSCAFAGVGADLTADLSDYPEDIFQRLFYLHPVNIGNRSELLMNTALIYEPYPMPPQPADVDESIRAMEQKGLFTDMRAVRDTTTVKDALIRLQCIEKFDMQPIIHNPVRREEYDEDETEHVKDKLSNYTRNQLRYYEND; translated from the coding sequence CATGTTCTGTGCGCATTGAAGTGCGGCCCGAACTCACTGATGGAGTGATGGTCCATGTATCGGGACGGTTGAACGTTTATGGAGCAGGAGAATTTGCGGAGGCGATGGCACGGGTGTTTAAGCCTGAAACGACATCGGTTATTTTGGAATTATCGGGACTGGAATTCATAAGCAGTGCCGGGATCCGTGAAATTCTGGTGCTGTATAAACGACTGAACCGGGATCATGGATTATTGGTGTTGTGCGGGTTGATGGGATACAGTCAGGAAGTGATGACGCTTTCGGGATTCACCATCACAATTCCGACCGTTGAGACGGTAACCGAAGCATTGGCACTGTGTCGGGCAAAGAATGGTTCTGCGGGGACGACGGAAGGACAGGTACGGTGGGGGGATTGCTCTACATATCAAACATCCAGAGGGCTCTATCGGTATTTGCAGGCAGACGCGGCGGCTCCGTCACAACTGACGGTCACAGGTGACATTCGCGATATTCTTCATTCGCGTGTCCAGCCCATGCATATGCAGCGCCTGGCATTACGTGAACAAGATGTGGGCTTTGGCGACGGGCTGATGATTCTGGAGCAGGATGCCCATGATCCCATAGGTCAAATGGCTATGTGTCGCTCGGTAATGGCGTGGCGGGCGGCTGGCACGTCGTCGATGGCAGATTCCCTGCATATTGTAACACCGGCACATCCTCTGGAAGTGGATTGTGCTTTTTTTGTGCAGCTGGGTGGCGATGCGCAGGTAACAGTGGATTTTCATTCCACCGAAGCGGGTGGAACAACCATGGGAGAGTTGTATCGCGATTTATTTGAGCTGGCATCCCGTTGTCGTTTCAATGGGGGTATTATTGCGATTACTGCCCGGGCCGAACTGGGTCGCGTTTATGGGATGACATGGAAGAAAGAGCCCACAGCGGAAAATAAACCTGAAAACGGAAAAACGATTATTCATGAAAGCAATATCGATCAGTTTTTTGAGGATGGATCCGTGGTTTGCCATGAAGATGTTAGTTGCGCGTTTGCTGGAGTCGGTGCCGACTTAACCGCAGATCTGTCGGATTATCCCGAAGATATTTTTCAGCGGCTGTTCTATCTACATCCAGTAAACATTGGAAACCGCTCGGAATTACTGATGAATACAGCATTGATTTATGAGCCGTATCCCATGCCGCCGCAACCTGCCGATGTCGATGAATCGATCCGTGCCATGGAGCAGAAGGGGCTTTTTACCGATATGCGGGCTGTGCGGGATACGACAACGGTGAAGGACGCGCTTATTCGGCTCCAGTGCATCGAAAAATTCGACATGCAGCCTATTATTCATAAT